In Microbulbifer elongatus, the DNA window GTGGCTGGAAGTCTACTTCCCGCAACCGCTGCTGAACCCCAGCGAAGAAGTGGCCAAGGCCGTGACCGGCACCCTCGATATCAGCGGCGGCAACGTCTCTGTGGCCCTGGAAGAGGCCCAGCTGCAGCCACTGGCGGACCAACTGGCCAGTGCCGGTGCCGAGGAACAGGCGGCCATCCTGCGCCAGTTCGCCGGCAGCCAGCGTCCGCTGGTCGCGGTGGTTCTGCACAGCGATGACGCCCCGCAGTCTGCACCGGAGTCCTACCTGAAGCTGCACCTGCTGTCCCACCGTCTGGTCAAACCCCACGGCACCAAGCTGGACGGCATCTTCGGCCAGCTGGCGAATGTGGCCTGGACCAACCAGGGCGCCATTGACCTGGCGGAACTGCCCCAGCGCCAGCTAGAAGCGCGTCTCAAGGGCGAGCTGCTGGAAGTGTCCTGCGTGGACAAGTTCCCGAAAATGACCAATTACGTCGTACCTGCCGGTGTGCGTATCGCCCACACCGCCCGTGTTCGTCTGGGTGCCTACCTGGGCGAAGGCACGACCATCATGCACGAAGGGTTCGTGAACTTTAACGCGGGCACCGAAGGTCCGGGCATGATTGAAGGCCGGATTTCTGCGGGTGTATTTGTTGGCGCCGGCTCTGACCTCGGCGGCGGCAGCTCCACCATGGGCACCCTGTCCGGCGGTGGTAATATCGTAATTTCCTTGGGCGAAGGCTGCCTGCTCGGCGCCAACTCTGGCACCGGTATCCCCCTGGGTGACCGCTGCACCGTAGAGTCCGGCCTGTACATTACTGCCGGCACCAAAGTCGCCCTGCTGGACGACAAAGGTGAAGTGGCAGAGTCCGTAAAAGCCCGCGACCTCGCCGGCAAATCCGACCTGCTGTTCCGCCGCAACTCTGCCACCGGTGCGGTTGAATGCCTGACCAACAAAAGTGCCGTCGAGTTGAACGCTGAGCTGCACAGTAACTAATTTTTCGTCGCTACCGGGTCCATTTGGTTGCCGCCCTGTGGCGGCAAAGCACCTGGTGGAACATTTCGGAATCGCTGTAAATACATCCCTGTACGCTCCGGCGGTGCCATCCCTGGCACCGACGGTTCCGAAATGTTCCACCAGGCACTTTACCTTCAGTCGAAGTTCAGCACTTCGCATAGGAAAGCCAGGCAACCAATCGAACCTATTCGGAAAGTTGCGTTTCAATGCGAAGGCCTGCCTGCCGGGGGCTGTTCGCGAGACCTTCTGCGAGAGGGACCTCGCAGAAGAGCCCCCATGGATGGGTTCACGGCGTGTCTCGCGAACAGCCACCGGCAGGCAGGCCGCCCCACAACCGGAACAGTGCTCCCGATACCACGGAGCCAGTAGAAACTCTCATGACCCCGACAGTACAACTTACCTGCGACCTGATTAGTAAAAGATCCGTAACCCCTGAAGACGCGGGCTGTATGGACTTGATGCTCGAACGCCTGGAAAAAATCGGCTTCAAAACCGAACACCTGCGTTTTGGCGACACCGATAACTTCTGGTCCGTGCGCGGCGAAGAGGGCCCACTATTCGCCTTCGCCGGCCACACCGACGTGGTGCCCACGGGCCCGGAAGAAAACTGGAAGTACCCTCCGTTTGAACCACAAGTAGTCGACGGCATGCTGTACGGCCGTGGCGCGGCCGATATGAAAGGTTCACTGGCCGCCATGGTGGTCGCCTGTGAAGAATTTGTCGCCGCACACCCAGACCACAAAGGCCGCATCGCCT includes these proteins:
- the dapD gene encoding 2,3,4,5-tetrahydropyridine-2,6-dicarboxylate N-succinyltransferase, whose product is MSNLYSIGFGVGTCNSKGEWLEVYFPQPLLNPSEEVAKAVTGTLDISGGNVSVALEEAQLQPLADQLASAGAEEQAAILRQFAGSQRPLVAVVLHSDDAPQSAPESYLKLHLLSHRLVKPHGTKLDGIFGQLANVAWTNQGAIDLAELPQRQLEARLKGELLEVSCVDKFPKMTNYVVPAGVRIAHTARVRLGAYLGEGTTIMHEGFVNFNAGTEGPGMIEGRISAGVFVGAGSDLGGGSSTMGTLSGGGNIVISLGEGCLLGANSGTGIPLGDRCTVESGLYITAGTKVALLDDKGEVAESVKARDLAGKSDLLFRRNSATGAVECLTNKSAVELNAELHSN